Within the Maridesulfovibrio zosterae DSM 11974 genome, the region GCTATGCGCTGTCCACGCTCAATTCGTCGTTTTTCACCTGATGTATTTAAGAGTGAAACTTTAATCTCACCACGGTAATCAGGGTCTATTACACCGACTCCCTGACTGATTGTCAGGCCGTCTTTTGTGCCAAGTCCGCTACGGGAATAAATGAAACCGGCAATGCCGGGGGCAGTTATTTCAATGGCTATTCCTACCGGGAACGCATGTCTTTCACCCGGGCATATCTCTATGGAGTCATTTTCAATACATGCTCTCAGATCGATTCCGGCTGAGTTGGGAGTTGCGTAATCCGTGCCACTGTTTTTAGCTATATCGCTAAGAAATTTTACTTTAACTTCAACAGGATTGCTTTGTGTGGGAGTCATATTTTTAATCCTCAATTAATGTCATTTCGAGGGCGCAGAATGCTCTCGTATGCGATCTGTGTCAACTTTCAAGATGTATAATTACTAAACTGTCTTGTAATATTCATCCGAATAAGGCAAATAATAAGGATTAGTGTATATGTTTTAGGCTTTCAGTTAATCTTTATTTGTTTTTATGTATTTTGTATCTGGCTCTTTTTGGATAGTCTGGTATATTGATTCTGTGATTGTTAAATATGGTCGGGTCTGTGGATATAGGTAGGTTGAGTCTGACCAGTTAGAATCTATATTTAAAGGAGATAATTATGCAGCCTCTTCGCGTTTACAGCGTTGTACCTCGTTTGCCCAAACAGCTGGAAGAGCTTTGGGATTTAGCCTACAATTTTCTGTTTGTCTGGAATAGTGATATTTCGAGTATTTTTTCTTCTATTGATCATAATCTTTGGCGAGAATGCCAGCAGAACCCTGTCTCTTTTCTCAATCACCTTCCTCAGCAGCAGCTTGAGGAACTTGCAGGTGATGATTTTTTTATTCAGCGTCTTAGAGAAGCTGTAAGAGTACAGAAAAATTATCTTTCAAGAGAGAGTTGCTCATATAAATTTGAGGGAGCTAAAAAGGGAGATTCTGTCGTTGCTTATTTCAGTTTTGAATATGGTATAGGGCTTAGCCTCCCCATTTACTCTGGTGGTCTCGGCATTTTGGCCGGTGACCATCTTAAGTCCGCCAGTGATTTAAATATTCCTCTTGTAGGAATAGGTCTTTGTTATCAGCATGGTTATTTTCGTCAGTATATGACGCAGGATGGATGGCAACAGGAACGTTATCCCAGCCATGATTTTGAGGAAATGCCGATTAAGCCAGCAAAGAACGAAAAAGGCGACGATATAATTTTCTCACTCGATATTAAAGGTGAAGATCTTAAAGTTCAAATATGGG harbors:
- the dut gene encoding dUTP diphosphatase, with translation MTPTQSNPVEVKVKFLSDIAKNSGTDYATPNSAGIDLRACIENDSIEICPGERHAFPVGIAIEITAPGIAGFIYSRSGLGTKDGLTISQGVGVIDPDYRGEIKVSLLNTSGEKRRIERGQRIAQLVFMPYCHANLIPSEELSETQRGAGGFGHTGKN